The Nocardioides sp. S5 genome includes a window with the following:
- a CDS encoding P-II family nitrogen regulator — MKLVTAVIKPHKWEDVREALETFGVAGMTVSEVSGYGRQKGHTEVYRGAEYDIALVPKIRIEIVVDDADADDVVGIVVKTAQTGRIGDGKVWVSPVDTVVRVRTGEQDASAL; from the coding sequence ATGAAGCTCGTGACCGCGGTCATCAAGCCGCACAAGTGGGAGGACGTCCGCGAGGCGCTCGAGACCTTCGGGGTCGCCGGCATGACGGTCTCCGAGGTGAGCGGCTACGGCCGCCAGAAGGGCCACACCGAGGTCTACCGCGGCGCTGAGTACGACATCGCGCTGGTGCCCAAGATCCGCATCGAGATCGTGGTCGACGACGCCGACGCCGACGACGTGGTGGGGATCGTGGTCAAGACCGCGCAGACCGGTCGCATCGGCGACGGCAAGGTCTGGGTCAGCCCGGTCGACACCGTGGTGCGCGTGCGCACCGGCGAGCAGGACGCGTCCGCGCTCTGA
- a CDS encoding ammonium transporter, whose translation MDGYYAFMLVATAFVLMMTVPALALFYGGMSRSKSVLNMMMMSYVAAAIVGILYVAVGWSMGFGGDGTFFANPFELLWLDGVSTGDYIFVMFQMTFAIITAALISGAVADRMKFSAWVLFVPLWAVIVYFPMAHMVFSCTEDSLICGRIGAQDYAGGTAVHINAGVAALVLVLLLGKRIGWPREQMRPHNLTLTMLGAGLLWMGWYGFNVGSIVFGDDPETQFPLETGRTFATTTLATMAAILGWLAVERLIHKKATSLGAASGIVAGLVAITPATGAVNLSGAVAIGAIAGGVCAWAVGLKYKLGYDDSLDVVGVHLVGGIIGTVLIGVFSTSEGAGGVDGLIYGGGFGSLGDQALGVVVAVIYSGILTAVIALAIKYTIGLRLDEEDEVNGIDLVAHGESAYDLHSGTSGSGSVLAASTAAAPTKTSSEGANA comes from the coding sequence GTGGACGGCTATTACGCCTTCATGCTGGTGGCGACTGCCTTCGTCCTGATGATGACGGTGCCCGCCCTGGCCCTGTTCTACGGCGGCATGTCACGGTCGAAGTCCGTGCTCAACATGATGATGATGTCCTACGTCGCCGCGGCGATCGTCGGCATCCTGTACGTCGCTGTCGGCTGGTCGATGGGCTTCGGCGGGGACGGCACGTTCTTCGCCAACCCGTTCGAGCTGCTCTGGCTCGACGGCGTCTCGACCGGTGACTACATCTTCGTGATGTTCCAGATGACCTTCGCGATCATCACCGCTGCGCTCATCAGCGGCGCCGTCGCCGACCGGATGAAGTTCTCGGCCTGGGTGCTGTTCGTCCCGCTGTGGGCGGTCATCGTCTACTTCCCGATGGCCCACATGGTCTTCAGCTGCACCGAGGACTCCCTCATCTGCGGCCGTATCGGCGCCCAGGACTACGCGGGCGGCACCGCCGTCCACATCAACGCCGGCGTCGCGGCCCTCGTGCTGGTGCTGCTGCTCGGCAAGCGCATCGGCTGGCCGCGGGAGCAGATGCGTCCGCACAACCTGACGCTGACCATGCTCGGCGCCGGTCTGCTGTGGATGGGCTGGTACGGCTTCAACGTCGGCTCGATCGTCTTCGGCGACGACCCGGAGACCCAGTTCCCGCTCGAGACCGGCCGCACCTTCGCCACCACCACGCTGGCCACGATGGCCGCGATCCTCGGGTGGCTGGCCGTCGAGCGCCTGATCCACAAGAAGGCCACCTCGCTGGGCGCTGCGTCCGGCATCGTCGCCGGCCTCGTGGCGATCACCCCGGCCACGGGCGCGGTCAACCTGTCCGGTGCCGTGGCCATCGGCGCCATCGCCGGCGGGGTCTGCGCCTGGGCCGTGGGCCTGAAGTACAAGCTCGGCTACGACGACTCGCTCGACGTGGTCGGCGTCCACCTGGTCGGTGGCATCATCGGGACCGTGCTGATCGGCGTGTTCTCGACGTCGGAGGGCGCCGGCGGCGTCGACGGCCTGATCTACGGTGGCGGTTTCGGCTCGCTCGGCGACCAGGCACTCGGTGTGGTCGTCGCGGTCATCTACTCCGGCATCCTCACCGCCGTCATCGCGCTGGCCATCAAGTACACGATCGGCCTGCGCCTCGACGAGGAGGACGAGGTCAACGGCATCGACCTCGTCGCCCACGGCGAGTCGGCGTACGACCTGCACAGCGGCACCAGCGGCAGCGGCAGCGTCCTCGCCGCCTCGACCGCCGCCGCCCCCACCAAGACCTCCTCCGAAGGAGCCAACGCATGA
- a CDS encoding rhamnan synthesis F family protein — MSRLAVMAHYDVAGELRPHVRGQVEALAASVDTLLVCTTAQLRESARAWLSERAVLVERANYGYDFFSYKVGLDAAGDLTAYDEVVVCNDTYVFALDSYDRVFEEMATRPCDFWGLTGAERVAPHIQSFFIAFRPWVVASRAFTTFWEEMEPISKRRQVIRRYEVGMSRRLYDAGFVSDTYFVETPEDRRIARERMRWWAAHRSHFPRTRAEVREWRERANEPWNPARSLADRVLDNARLPYVKIDTLRYDPYNLDADRLLELCERRFPQRFEGVREFLEETAQHYPLRDTERLLPTPLALEPLFPRVRYSDAR; from the coding sequence GTGTCCAGACTGGCCGTGATGGCGCACTACGACGTCGCCGGGGAGCTGCGACCGCACGTGCGCGGGCAGGTGGAGGCGCTGGCCGCCTCGGTCGACACCCTGCTGGTCTGCACGACCGCCCAGCTGCGGGAGTCCGCCCGCGCCTGGCTGAGCGAGCGCGCGGTGCTGGTCGAGCGGGCCAACTACGGCTACGACTTCTTCAGCTACAAGGTCGGCCTCGACGCCGCGGGTGACCTGACGGCGTACGACGAGGTGGTGGTCTGCAACGACACCTACGTCTTCGCCCTCGACTCCTACGACCGCGTCTTCGAGGAGATGGCGACGCGGCCGTGCGACTTCTGGGGACTCACCGGCGCCGAGCGCGTCGCCCCGCACATCCAGTCCTTCTTCATCGCCTTCCGCCCCTGGGTCGTCGCCTCGCGCGCCTTCACCACGTTCTGGGAGGAGATGGAGCCGATCTCCAAGCGACGCCAGGTCATCCGCCGCTACGAGGTCGGCATGTCCCGGCGCCTCTACGACGCGGGGTTCGTCTCCGACACCTACTTCGTCGAGACACCCGAGGACCGGCGTATCGCCCGCGAGCGCATGCGGTGGTGGGCCGCGCACCGCTCCCACTTCCCCCGCACGCGCGCGGAGGTGCGCGAGTGGCGCGAGCGCGCCAACGAGCCGTGGAACCCGGCCCGCAGCCTGGCCGACCGCGTCCTCGACAACGCCCGCCTGCCCTACGTCAAGATCGACACCCTGCGCTACGACCCCTACAACCTCGACGCCGACCGGCTCCTCGAGCTGTGCGAGCGCCGTTTCCCCCAGCGCTTCGAGGGCGTGCGCGAGTTCCTCGAGGAGACCGCCCAGCACTACCCGTTGCGCGACACGGAGCGGCTGCTGCCGACACCGTTGGCGCTCGAGCCGCTGTTCCCGCGCGTGAGGTACTCGGATGCGCGGTGA
- a CDS encoding glycosyltransferase yields MRGDRRRAGQVRFDDAAQVMVEAGLVDVDYVAAQLGTAFDSPEDAARAVVEAGDVSPHPLFEAQWIGRRRSWQRLGQHPVLWYVAERRRRNRIAPHPLVDPRIIFAAHPEARHHPYGALSYWLSVSGPGTPLPTRILPKRVSWGTYRAAAIEAAAGWREEVVVQRPELVGPAPALTPVAGSSPAVTVVMATQDAGPLVHRTVASLQAQTFTDWHLVAVDRGSVDDTSAVLQGMAAFDDRITLVRESRCGEARALNVALEHGTGDHVAFLPLGREWLPDMLGDLLARARQSGAACVLAGIGAVGRSRHELLGGRPVDLATALLLRDAVKDVGGFDESLGGAVERDLLLRLTRTSEPVAVDVPVLRRPEPVPVGHGDDWGSVVLERQLVDWEAAAARETSEDLVSHVMPVGPEPRRTVEWLGSVPREGAELILVGVRLRRAHHVLAASIASVISGARFVSVPAAVSMSAATNVGLAQAAGSTVLLVRPEAMPPRQPIAQRLAEVLREDDVAVAQPLVVDLDGVVLSAGARFGADNPHPELFLAGLPSSDAVRIGLSAVAAPAAPVVAVRTSTALVLRGLDARFHSVLAETDLGLRAEQAGLGHAVVVPDTVITSRTAYAGDEELIGALSSLRSTAQAAPSSPDPAIELLLRAGLEVTDERQRRVSADPEDRSAPAVLVPQLVVRALDGIHESPPRLRWAVDIAAPAAPRGDRWGDTYFARSLADALERRGQHVAIDRRDARERDSRDHDDVLLVLRGLDRVAPRPGLLNVEWIISHPDMIEPDEVAGFDLVYAASTSWSERMTRAWGTQIEPLLQCTDTRWFHPDRAAPDTGPALLFVGNSRGVYRYAVRSALAIGADLTLHGNDWTEFVEREQIASGGVANEEVGALYASAGIVLNDHHLDMRRDSFASNRLFDAAACGARILSDRIDGLDETFSGLVVPFDDEHELARLVEPPYDAFPDDETRRQIATRIIAEHSFDKRAETLIDDAMRALLARR; encoded by the coding sequence ATGCGCGGTGATCGTCGCCGCGCGGGGCAGGTGAGGTTCGACGACGCCGCGCAGGTCATGGTCGAGGCCGGGCTCGTCGACGTCGACTACGTCGCCGCGCAGCTCGGGACCGCGTTCGACTCGCCGGAGGACGCCGCGCGCGCGGTCGTCGAGGCCGGCGACGTCTCGCCGCACCCGCTCTTCGAGGCGCAGTGGATCGGCCGGCGCCGGTCCTGGCAGCGCCTGGGCCAGCACCCGGTGCTCTGGTACGTCGCCGAGCGCCGGCGCCGCAACCGGATCGCTCCCCATCCGCTGGTCGACCCGCGGATCATCTTCGCCGCCCACCCCGAGGCGCGGCACCACCCCTACGGCGCGCTGTCCTACTGGCTCTCGGTGTCCGGGCCGGGGACCCCCCTGCCGACGCGGATCCTGCCCAAGCGGGTGTCGTGGGGCACCTACCGCGCCGCGGCGATCGAGGCGGCCGCCGGCTGGCGCGAGGAGGTCGTGGTGCAGCGACCCGAGCTCGTCGGCCCCGCACCTGCCCTCACCCCGGTCGCAGGCTCCTCCCCCGCCGTGACGGTCGTGATGGCCACCCAGGACGCCGGTCCGCTCGTCCACCGCACGGTCGCGTCGCTCCAGGCCCAGACCTTCACCGACTGGCACCTCGTCGCGGTGGACCGCGGCTCGGTGGACGACACCTCAGCCGTCCTCCAGGGCATGGCGGCCTTCGACGACCGCATCACGCTCGTGCGCGAGTCGCGCTGCGGCGAGGCGCGTGCCCTCAACGTCGCCCTCGAGCACGGCACGGGCGACCACGTGGCGTTCCTCCCCCTGGGCCGCGAATGGCTGCCGGACATGCTCGGCGACCTGCTCGCGCGCGCCCGGCAGAGCGGCGCCGCATGCGTCCTGGCCGGGATCGGCGCCGTGGGCCGCTCGCGCCACGAGCTGCTCGGAGGCCGCCCGGTCGACCTGGCGACCGCGCTGCTGCTCCGCGACGCGGTCAAGGACGTGGGCGGCTTCGACGAGTCCCTCGGCGGCGCGGTCGAGCGCGACCTGCTGCTGCGCCTGACCCGCACGAGCGAACCGGTGGCGGTCGACGTACCCGTCCTGCGTCGGCCCGAGCCGGTCCCGGTCGGCCACGGTGACGACTGGGGATCGGTGGTGCTCGAGCGCCAGCTGGTCGACTGGGAGGCGGCCGCGGCGCGCGAGACCTCCGAGGACCTGGTCAGCCACGTCATGCCGGTGGGGCCCGAGCCGCGGCGCACCGTCGAGTGGCTGGGCTCGGTGCCGCGCGAGGGTGCCGAGCTGATCCTCGTCGGCGTCCGGCTGCGTCGCGCCCACCACGTGCTGGCGGCCTCGATCGCCTCGGTCATCTCCGGTGCGCGCTTCGTCTCCGTGCCGGCGGCGGTCTCGATGTCGGCGGCCACCAACGTCGGCCTCGCGCAGGCCGCGGGCAGCACGGTGCTGCTGGTCCGGCCCGAGGCGATGCCGCCGCGACAGCCGATCGCCCAGCGCCTGGCCGAGGTGCTCCGCGAGGACGACGTCGCGGTGGCCCAGCCCCTGGTCGTGGACCTCGACGGGGTGGTGCTGAGCGCCGGCGCGAGGTTCGGCGCGGACAACCCCCACCCCGAGCTGTTCCTCGCTGGGCTGCCCTCCAGCGACGCCGTACGCATCGGGCTGAGCGCCGTCGCCGCCCCCGCCGCCCCGGTGGTGGCGGTGCGCACGAGCACGGCGCTCGTGCTGCGCGGCCTCGACGCGCGCTTCCACTCCGTGCTCGCCGAGACCGACCTCGGCCTGCGGGCCGAGCAGGCCGGCCTCGGTCACGCCGTGGTGGTGCCCGACACCGTGATCACCTCCCGCACGGCGTACGCCGGGGACGAGGAGCTGATCGGCGCCCTGTCGTCGCTGCGCTCGACCGCGCAGGCGGCACCTTCTTCGCCCGACCCCGCGATCGAGCTGCTGCTGCGCGCGGGGCTCGAGGTCACCGACGAGCGCCAGCGCCGGGTGTCGGCCGACCCCGAGGACCGCAGCGCACCCGCGGTGCTGGTGCCGCAGCTGGTCGTGCGCGCCCTCGACGGCATCCACGAGTCACCCCCGCGGCTGCGGTGGGCCGTCGACATCGCAGCGCCCGCCGCGCCGCGCGGCGACCGCTGGGGCGACACCTACTTCGCACGCTCGCTCGCCGACGCGCTCGAGCGACGCGGCCAGCACGTGGCCATCGACCGGCGCGACGCGCGCGAGCGCGACTCGCGCGACCACGACGACGTGCTGCTGGTCCTGCGCGGGCTCGACCGGGTCGCGCCCAGGCCCGGGCTGCTCAACGTGGAGTGGATCATCAGCCACCCCGACATGATCGAGCCGGACGAGGTCGCCGGCTTCGACCTGGTCTACGCCGCCAGCACCAGCTGGTCGGAGCGGATGACGCGAGCCTGGGGCACGCAGATCGAGCCGCTGCTCCAGTGCACCGACACCCGCTGGTTCCACCCCGACCGCGCCGCGCCCGACACCGGACCCGCGCTGCTGTTCGTCGGCAACTCGCGCGGGGTCTACCGCTACGCCGTGCGCAGCGCGCTCGCGATCGGCGCCGACCTCACGCTCCACGGCAACGACTGGACCGAGTTCGTCGAGCGCGAGCAGATCGCCTCCGGCGGAGTGGCCAACGAAGAGGTCGGTGCGCTCTACGCCTCGGCCGGCATCGTGCTCAACGACCACCACCTCGACATGCGACGCGACAGCTTCGCGTCCAACCGGCTCTTCGACGCCGCGGCCTGCGGCGCGCGGATCCTCAGCGACCGCATCGACGGCCTGGACGAGACCTTCTCCGGGCTCGTGGTCCCCTTCGACGACGAGCACGAGCTGGCCCGCCTGGTGGAGCCGCCGTACGACGCCTTCCCCGACGACGAGACCCGGCGCCAGATCGCCACGCGCATCATCGCCGAGCACAGCTTCGACAAGCGCGCCGAGACGCTCATCGACGACGCGATGCGCGCGCTCCTCGCCCGTCGCTGA
- the ftsY gene encoding signal recognition particle-docking protein FtsY produces the protein MGALGEWLYLIVAIAVVGVLTLAGLLTAGRRRRVEPPAGGTDVIAPPPTEGEVATEAPPEPAVDTAEPTVEAPPALEKPEGTASRLVRLRQRLSRSQGGLGKGLLALLSRDRLDEDTWEEIEDTLLTADIGVAPTQALVERLRARLRVEGGQSPDPRTVLREELIELVGTDMDRRVQVTGTDGNPGVVLVVGVNGAGKTTTVGKIARILVAEDLTVTLGAADTFRAAAVDQLATWGERVGVEVVRGPEGGDPASVAFDAVKHGVEHGVDTVLVDTAGRLQNKAGLMDELGKVKRVIEKQAPVTEVLLVLDATTGQNGLIQARVFSEIVDVTGIVLTKLDGSAKGGIVVQVQRELGVPVKLVGLGEGADDMAPFDAAAFVDALLG, from the coding sequence ATGGGTGCCCTGGGTGAATGGCTCTATCTGATCGTCGCCATCGCGGTCGTCGGCGTGCTGACGCTTGCCGGACTGCTGACCGCGGGTCGACGCCGTCGCGTCGAGCCACCGGCGGGTGGCACCGACGTCATCGCGCCGCCACCGACCGAGGGGGAGGTCGCCACCGAGGCGCCGCCGGAGCCCGCCGTCGACACGGCGGAGCCGACGGTCGAGGCGCCGCCCGCGCTGGAGAAGCCCGAGGGCACCGCGTCGCGGCTGGTGCGGCTGCGCCAGCGCCTCTCCCGCTCGCAGGGCGGCCTGGGCAAGGGCCTGCTGGCCCTCCTGAGCCGTGACCGTCTCGACGAGGACACGTGGGAGGAGATCGAGGACACCCTCCTCACCGCCGACATCGGCGTCGCACCCACCCAGGCCCTCGTGGAGCGACTGCGTGCGCGGCTCCGGGTCGAGGGCGGGCAGTCGCCCGACCCGCGCACGGTGCTGCGTGAGGAGCTCATCGAGCTCGTCGGCACCGACATGGACCGCCGGGTCCAGGTCACCGGCACCGACGGCAACCCCGGTGTCGTGCTCGTCGTCGGCGTCAACGGCGCCGGCAAGACCACCACGGTCGGCAAGATCGCGCGCATCCTCGTCGCCGAGGACCTCACCGTCACGCTGGGCGCAGCCGACACCTTCCGCGCCGCGGCGGTCGACCAGCTCGCCACCTGGGGCGAGCGCGTCGGCGTCGAGGTCGTCCGCGGCCCCGAGGGCGGCGACCCCGCGAGCGTGGCCTTCGACGCGGTCAAGCACGGTGTGGAGCACGGCGTCGACACGGTGCTCGTCGACACCGCCGGCCGCCTGCAGAACAAGGCCGGGCTGATGGACGAGCTCGGCAAGGTCAAGCGCGTCATCGAGAAGCAGGCCCCCGTCACCGAGGTGCTGCTCGTCCTCGACGCCACCACCGGCCAGAACGGCCTCATCCAGGCCCGCGTCTTCAGTGAGATCGTCGACGTGACGGGCATCGTGCTGACCAAGCTCGACGGCTCCGCCAAGGGCGGCATCGTCGTGCAGGTCCAGCGCGAGCTCGGCGTGCCGGTCAAGCTCGTCGGCCTCGGCGAGGGTGCCGACGACATGGCGCCCTTCGACGCCGCGGCGTTCGTCGACGCGCTCCTCGGCTGA
- a CDS encoding methyltransferase domain-containing protein — MTGSRHDQHRTYCAACGARVSREFRPGPDGRPGAKCPRCGSLERHRFLSLLLGALGPDLRDLDTVVEIAPSRQSTPLIDRLGARHRVRLDLGHDKRDVDALACLTALPLRDASVDLLVCYHVLEHVPDDRAAMAEIARVLSPRGIALLEVPVRTGVATDEDPTASPEECLRRFGQADHVRWYGDDVDERLSQAGLATLRVTPPALLGEAAVEWFNLMPHEVVWIARPGHGAASPMVACAASGLTAAFDAVLGELAHTREQLGRARARGDRLAHERDGLRARLDQVLARHEPAVLTRLRRVARL; from the coding sequence GTGACCGGCTCACGCCACGACCAGCACCGGACCTACTGCGCGGCCTGCGGGGCCCGCGTGTCCCGGGAGTTCCGCCCGGGACCGGACGGACGCCCGGGTGCCAAGTGCCCGCGCTGCGGGAGCCTGGAGCGGCACCGCTTCCTCTCCCTGCTGCTCGGGGCGCTCGGACCTGACCTGCGCGACCTCGACACGGTGGTGGAGATCGCGCCGTCCCGGCAGTCGACGCCGCTGATCGACCGGCTGGGTGCCCGGCACCGGGTGCGCCTCGACCTCGGCCACGACAAGCGGGACGTCGACGCGCTCGCCTGCCTCACCGCGCTGCCGCTGCGCGACGCCTCGGTGGACCTCCTGGTCTGCTACCACGTCCTCGAGCACGTGCCCGACGACCGCGCGGCCATGGCCGAGATCGCCCGTGTCCTCAGCCCCCGCGGGATCGCCCTGCTCGAGGTCCCGGTCAGGACCGGGGTGGCGACCGACGAGGACCCGACCGCGTCGCCGGAGGAGTGCCTGCGCCGCTTCGGCCAGGCCGACCACGTGCGGTGGTACGGCGACGACGTCGACGAGCGGCTCTCGCAGGCCGGCCTGGCGACCCTGCGGGTCACGCCTCCGGCGCTGCTCGGCGAGGCGGCGGTCGAGTGGTTCAACCTGATGCCGCACGAGGTGGTGTGGATCGCCCGGCCCGGGCACGGTGCTGCGTCGCCGATGGTGGCGTGTGCTGCGTCGGGCCTGACCGCGGCCTTCGACGCGGTCCTCGGCGAGCTGGCGCACACGCGCGAGCAGCTCGGCCGCGCCCGCGCGCGGGGCGACCGGCTGGCCCACGAGCGGGACGGGCTGCGCGCGCGGCTCGACCAGGTGCTGGCCCGGCACGAGCCCGCGGTCCTCACCCGACTTCGGCGCGTGGCCCGCCTCTGA
- a CDS encoding thioesterase family protein: protein MSQAMGDQGQRRVPTRESYVLWRTATTRWRDDDAYGHLNNATYYELFDTAVNAYLYDATGVDVRTLPQIGVVAETGCRYFREIGFPEPIEMGLVADKVGTSSVVYRIGLFQGDSEHAAAEGRFVHVYVDNSRGAGDRPVTPIPDVIRDAVVRLLRPDGPDAPPEG, encoded by the coding sequence ATGAGCCAGGCGATGGGTGACCAGGGCCAGCGGCGCGTGCCCACGCGCGAGTCGTACGTCCTGTGGCGCACCGCCACCACGCGGTGGCGCGACGACGACGCCTACGGGCACCTCAACAACGCGACCTACTACGAGCTCTTCGACACGGCCGTCAACGCCTACCTCTACGACGCGACCGGTGTCGACGTCCGCACGCTGCCGCAGATCGGCGTGGTGGCCGAGACGGGCTGTCGCTACTTCCGCGAGATCGGCTTTCCCGAGCCGATCGAGATGGGCCTGGTCGCCGACAAGGTGGGGACGAGCTCGGTGGTCTACCGCATCGGCCTGTTCCAGGGCGACTCCGAGCACGCGGCCGCCGAGGGACGCTTCGTCCACGTCTACGTCGACAACTCCCGCGGCGCCGGCGACCGGCCGGTGACGCCGATCCCGGACGTCATCCGCGACGCCGTCGTACGCCTGCTGCGACCCGACGGACCCGACGCACCCCCGGAGGGGTGA
- the guaD gene encoding guanine deaminase yields MTLFRARVLDTPGDPFVGDPRDPSHLRAGEDVGIVVEDGTITERDDFAVVREAHPDEAVIDLRDGWLLPGLVDTHVHYPQVRVIGALGMPLLEWLERCALPEEQRLADAGYAAEVATEFVGSLVAAGTTTALVFGSHFPAAVDALFTEAARYGLRITSGLVVSDRGLPEPLLVDPRRAAADQAALASRWHGVGRARYAVTPRFSYSASDAMLDACAEAADSVPDAWFTSHVNENPAEVAEVGRLFRSAEHYVDTYDRHGLLGPRSVLAHNVHASDAELAVLAAAGSAVAHCPSSNSALGSGLFPLRRHLVHGVPVALGSDVGAGTGFSMFKEGLQACFVQGLLGAEGVALSAAQLLWLATRGGARALGLDDQVGDLSVGRQFDAICVRPRGGTALDIGLRHVGSPAEALGKIFALAGDPDVADVWVAGEQVAAAGLRRPAPVAGPPAR; encoded by the coding sequence GTGACCCTCTTCCGGGCCCGCGTGCTGGACACGCCGGGGGACCCGTTCGTCGGCGACCCCCGCGACCCGTCCCACCTCCGGGCCGGTGAGGACGTCGGGATCGTGGTGGAGGACGGCACGATCACCGAGCGCGACGACTTCGCCGTCGTGCGCGAAGCGCATCCCGACGAGGCAGTCATCGACCTGCGCGACGGCTGGCTGCTGCCCGGGCTGGTCGACACCCACGTCCACTACCCGCAGGTGCGGGTGATCGGTGCCCTCGGGATGCCGCTGCTGGAGTGGCTCGAGCGCTGCGCGTTGCCCGAGGAGCAGCGGCTGGCGGATGCTGGCTACGCCGCCGAGGTCGCCACGGAGTTCGTGGGCTCCCTGGTCGCCGCGGGCACCACGACGGCCCTGGTCTTCGGCTCGCACTTCCCGGCCGCGGTCGACGCGTTGTTCACCGAGGCGGCCCGCTACGGGCTGCGGATCACGAGCGGGCTCGTGGTCTCCGATCGCGGCCTGCCCGAGCCGCTGCTCGTCGACCCACGCCGCGCGGCGGCCGACCAGGCGGCGCTCGCGTCGCGCTGGCACGGGGTGGGTCGGGCGCGCTACGCCGTGACGCCGCGCTTCTCCTACTCCGCCTCGGACGCCATGCTCGACGCCTGCGCGGAGGCCGCGGACTCGGTGCCCGACGCGTGGTTCACCTCCCACGTCAACGAGAACCCCGCCGAGGTGGCCGAGGTCGGACGCCTCTTCCGCAGCGCCGAGCACTATGTCGACACCTACGACCGCCACGGCCTCCTGGGGCCTCGCTCTGTGCTCGCCCACAACGTCCACGCCAGCGACGCCGAGCTCGCCGTGCTCGCCGCGGCAGGCAGCGCCGTCGCGCACTGCCCCTCGTCGAACTCCGCCCTGGGCTCCGGGCTGTTCCCCCTGCGGCGGCACCTGGTCCACGGCGTCCCGGTGGCGCTCGGCTCGGACGTCGGGGCCGGGACCGGCTTCTCGATGTTCAAGGAGGGCCTGCAGGCGTGCTTCGTGCAGGGACTGCTCGGTGCCGAGGGGGTGGCGTTGTCGGCCGCGCAGCTGCTCTGGCTCGCCACCCGGGGCGGCGCGCGGGCGCTCGGCCTCGACGACCAGGTGGGCGACCTGTCGGTGGGGCGCCAGTTCGACGCGATCTGCGTGCGACCTCGTGGGGGCACCGCGCTCGACATCGGGCTGCGGCACGTCGGGTCGCCCGCCGAGGCGCTGGGCAAGATCTTCGCGCTCGCCGGCGACCCGGACGTGGCCGACGTGTGGGTGGCGGGCGAGCAGGTCGCCGCAGCGGGCTTGCGCCGTCCGGCTCCCGTCGCGGGACCACCCGCTCGCTAG
- the xdhC gene encoding xanthine dehydrogenase accessory protein XdhC, giving the protein MSWVRAVTALREQRLPGVLVTVVAVRGHAPRDPGARMVVGPDRAWGSVGGGNLEATVLDRARELLDSGATAVERCRFDLHERARTDHGRQCCGGEVEVLLEPLPVVPSVAVVGLGHVGLELARLLSRHDLDLHLVDSRAAHVDAVRDHPALADAVATVHLHHAPLPEVALGLVPAGTHLLVMSHDHAEDLAVCDAALRTGPGHLASIGVIGSAAKARRFAKALREEGHPPELVARVRCPIGTPGPGKEPAVIALGVAADVLGLTRAAYADADGRPDGRGAAVTT; this is encoded by the coding sequence ATGTCCTGGGTCCGCGCCGTCACGGCCCTGCGCGAGCAGCGCCTGCCCGGGGTGCTGGTGACCGTCGTCGCCGTGCGCGGGCACGCCCCGCGCGACCCGGGCGCCCGCATGGTCGTCGGGCCTGACCGGGCCTGGGGCTCGGTCGGCGGCGGCAACCTCGAGGCGACCGTCCTGGATCGTGCGCGGGAGCTCCTCGACTCGGGCGCGACGGCAGTGGAGCGCTGCCGCTTCGACCTCCACGAGCGGGCCCGCACCGACCACGGCCGCCAGTGCTGTGGTGGTGAGGTCGAGGTCCTCCTCGAGCCGCTCCCGGTGGTGCCCTCGGTCGCGGTGGTCGGCCTCGGCCACGTGGGCCTCGAGCTCGCCCGGCTGCTCTCGCGCCACGACCTCGACCTGCACCTGGTCGACTCGCGTGCCGCGCACGTGGACGCCGTACGCGACCACCCGGCCCTCGCGGACGCCGTGGCCACGGTGCACCTGCACCACGCGCCGCTGCCCGAGGTGGCGCTCGGGCTGGTGCCCGCCGGCACCCACCTGCTGGTGATGAGCCACGACCACGCCGAGGACCTCGCGGTGTGCGACGCGGCGCTGCGCACCGGTCCGGGCCACCTGGCCTCGATCGGCGTCATCGGCTCGGCCGCGAAGGCCCGCAGGTTCGCCAAGGCGCTGCGCGAGGAGGGGCACCCGCCCGAGCTCGTCGCGCGGGTCCGCTGCCCGATCGGGACCCCGGGGCCCGGCAAGGAGCCGGCGGTGATCGCCCTCGGCGTCGCGGCCGACGTGCTCGGCCTCACCCGGGCGGCGTACGCCGACGCGGACGGCCGGCCCGACGGGCGCGGAGCGGCGGTCACCACGTGA